One window of the Babesia bovis T2Bo chromosome 2, whole genome shotgun sequence genome contains the following:
- a CDS encoding Protein phosphatase inhibitor 2 (IPP-2) family protein: protein MVSFGDENAAEHSSKQRIRKSITWDDETISEHDKERGTRMKIIEANTPFCYLSEGDESDDDAPDESHVAYEDLAQQVIDRLCEIKQSADKSDRFAEMRKKHYRNEYLKGVLKNRYDDVSDDECCGEDEDSSKEVFLNIKCTAPAVIR, encoded by the exons ATGGTATCTTTCGGGGATGAAAATGCTGCAGAGCATTCTTCAAA GCAGCGTATAAGGAAAAGCATAACATGGGATGATGAAACCATATCGGAGCACGACAAAGAAAGAGGTACAAGGATGAAAATTATAGAGGCCAATACACCCTTTTGCTACCTATCAGAGGGTGACGAGTCAGATGACGATGCCCCCGATGAATCACATGTTGCGTATGAAGATTTAGCTCAGCAAGTAATTGACCGTTTATGCGAAATTAAACAAAGTGCTGATAAATCGGACCGTTTTGCTGAAATGCGCAAGAAGCATTACAGGAATGAATATTTGAAAGGAGTTCTTAAAAATAG GTATGATGATGTGAGTGACGACGAATGTTGTGGTGAAGACGAAGACTCGTCAAAAGAAGTGTTCCTCAATATCAAGTGTACAGCTCCAGCAGTGATTAGGTAA
- a CDS encoding putative vesicle transport protein-like family, protein MGDLTLICRASDGFPFVEVWEDSLTLANADINAKSSTKNMQEIKMYARTICRSLQPNSLKSSIKEGEYSYHYTVEDGVAYLTVVPSTYPKKLAFLYLAEVCTAFSKELSLQLDSSSMPDNINAITKPYCFMSFDRQIHKIKANFNDPNSTKALNMINNSLNEVTHIMRRNIDEILQRGENLDDIGRMAHGLKEETLKFKKSSQLLARRGIMDKYIVLLLVVIFIVLCLYFTFKGKKSAA, encoded by the exons ATGGGAGATCTTACGTTAATTTGCCGTGCCAGCGACGGTTTTCCGTTTGTTGAAGTGTGGGAGGATAGTCTAACGCTTGCAAATGCTGATATAAATGCTAAAAGTTCAACCAAGAATATGCAGGAGATTAAAATGTATGCTCGTACTATTTGTAGATCTTTGCAACCAAACTCTTTAAAATCGTCTATAAAAGAAGGTGAATATAGTTATCATTATACTGTAGAAGACGGTGTTGCCTATCTGACCGTGGTTCCATCGACATATCCTAAAAAGCTTGCGTTTTTATACTTGGCAGAAGTGTGCACAGCATTCTCCAAAGAACTATCGCTACAGTTGGATTCTTCCTCAATGCCAGATAATATAAATGCTATCACGAAGCCGTATTGCTTCATGAGTTtcg ATCGCCAAATACATAAAATTAAGGCCAATTTCAATGACCCCAATTCAACCAAGGCATTAAACATGATCAACAATAGTCTTAACGAAGTCACCCATATCATGCGCCGTAATATAGACGAAATATTACAGCGTGGAGAAAACTTAGATG ACATCGGACGTATGGCGCATGGGCTAAAAGAGGAAACATTGAAATTCAAAAAGTCTTCTCAATTACTCGCAAGAAGGGGTATTATGGacaaatatatagtatTGCTATTAGTTGTCATATTCATTGTGTTGTGTCTCTATTTTACATTCAAAGGCAAAAAAAGTGCCGCTTAA
- a CDS encoding putative T-complex protein 1 epsilon subunit: MNVAVDEFGKPFVILRQEEKKRITGLEAHKANIMAAKAIADTLRSSLGPRGMDKIIVSADGKVTVTNDGATILQMMEVEHQCAKLLVDLSKSQDEEIGDGTTGVVILAGALLERALRLLDRGLHPLRIADGYDRACDIAIKRLEEVAASQSENYQPTADNMSELYKKAAYTALGSKVVSSCQDHLAAIAVDAVLSVADLERKDVNLELIKIESKTGGRLEDTCLVRGIVLPKEFSHSQMKKTVTDARIAILSCPFEPPKTKTKSRIEIGSVDDYEKLQECEKLYFENMVKRVVDSTANVVICQWGFDDEANHLLMKHGISAVRWVGGAELELVAIATGGKIVGRFEDLDESKLGHAGLVREVATGTEHQQFIYIEQCQKTKSVTVLISGGNGVYVEETKRCIHDAICCVRNLIRDGRVLGGGGAPEIAASLAIQDAATQFNTLEQFAIQSYSEALLEIPMALADNSGLNVFDLVAKATQMQRTNCHIGIDCLNGTVGDLRQKGIFESLHSKIQQLSLATQVVKMILKIDDVISPSEIQ; encoded by the coding sequence ATGAATGTGGCTGTCGATGAATTCGGCAAGCCTTTCGTTATCCTCCGTCAAGAGGAGAAGAAACGGATAACGGGGCTTGAGGCACACAAAGCGAATATAATGGCTGCAAAGGCAATTGCAGACACACTCAGGAGTTCATTAGGTCCACGTGGAATGGATAAGATTATTGTAAGTGCTGATGGAAAGGTTACGGTGACAAACGATGGTGCTACCATCTTGCAGATGATGGAAGTTGAACACCAATGTGCCAAATTACTTGTGGATTTATCGAAGAGTCAAGATGAGGAAATCGGAGATGGTACTACGGGTGTTGTCATATTAGCTGGCGCCTTACTCGAGAGAGCACTACGTCTTTTGGATCGTGGTCTGCACCCATTGAGGATCGCTGACGGTTATGACAGAGCATGTGATATCGCTATTAAACGCCTAGAGGAAGTGGCTGCAAGCCAGAGTGAAAACTATCAGCCAACGGCGGATAACATGTCTGAATTATACAAGAAGGCAGCCTATACTGCCTTGGGATCTAAGGTCGTGTCTAGTTGCCAAGATCATCTTGCTGCCATTGCGGTCGATGCTGTATTATCCGTTGCTGATTTGGAACGCAAAGACGTTAACCTAGAGCTTATAAAAATAGAGTCAAAAACAGGAGGACGTTTGGAGGACACTTGTCTCGTAAGGGGTATAGTGTTACCAAAGGAATTTAGTCACTCGCAAATGAAGAAAACTGTTACCGACGCACGTATAGCTATTTTGTCATGCCCATTTGAACCGCCTAAAACCAAAACCAAAAGTCGCATTGAAATTGGCTCTGTAGATGATTACGAGAAGTTGCAAGAGTGTGAAAAGCTATACTTTGAAAACATGGTAAAACGGGTTGTAGACAGCACTGCAAATGTTGTAATTTGCCAATGGGGGTTTGATGATGAGGCTAACCACCTTCTTATGAAGCATGGCATATCGGCTGTTAGATGGGTCGGCGGAGCAGAGCTTGAACTTGTTGCCATAGCTACTGGTGGCAAAATTGTAGGCCGCTTCGAGGATCTTGATGAAAGCAAATTAGGACACGCTGGCTTAGTTCGTGAAGTTGCTACTGGTACTGAACATCAGCAATTCATCTATATTGAGCAATGCCAGAAAACCAAGTCTGTTACAGTCCTAATTTCCGGTGGAAACGGAGTGTATGTCGAGGAGACCAAGCGCTGCATTCATGATGCTATATGCTGTGTACGTAATCTTATTAGAGATGGTAGGGTACTcggtggtggtggtgctCCTGAGATAGCTGCCTCCCTGGCTATTCAGGATGCGGCTACGCAGTTTAATACTTTGGAACAATTCGCCATACAAAGTTACAGTGAAGCTTTACTTGAGATTCCTATGGCCCTGGCGGACAATTCCGGACTAAATGTCTTCGATTTGGTAGCGAAGGCTACGCAAATGCAACGCACGAACTGTCACATTGGTATTGACTGCCTTAATGGCACTGTTGGCGATCTTCGTCAGAAAGGCATATTCGAATCCCTACACTCCAAAATCCAGCAACTATCACTGGCAACACAGGTTGTGAAGATGATTCTCAAAATTGATGACGTCATCTCTCCATCCGAAATACAGTGA
- a CDS encoding putative Ubiquitin-conjugating enzyme E2 2: MSTFARRRIVQDISKITKDPPEGCRAEPFPDNMMVCHAIIRGPKDTLWETGTFHLLMKFTEEYPTKPPCVKFISKIYHPNVYLDGRICLDILQNQWTAIYDISSILLSIQSLLSEPNIKSPANSEAAKKLETDKIAYDKNVLKCVEDSWIPPRITKATLKF; the protein is encoded by the coding sequence ATGTCAACATTCGCAAGGAGACGTATTGTGCAGGATATTTCCAAAATTACAAAGGATCCTCCAGAAGGCTGTCGAGCTGAACCCTTCCCAGATAATATGATGGTCTGTCACGCTATTATAAGAGGACCTAAGGACACATTGTGGGAAACTGGAACGTTTCATCTACTTATGAAATTCACGGAAGAATATCCAACGAAACCACCATGCGTTAAATTTATTTCAAAAATTTATCATCCAAATGTTTATTTAGATGGGCGTATTTGTTTGGATATCTTACAGAATCAATGGACCGCCATCTATGATATTTCGTCAATCCTTTTGTCCATACAGTCACTACTGAGTGAGCCAAACATAAAGTCTCCGGCCAACTCAGAGGCAGCAAAAAAGCTCGAAACAGACAAAATAGCATATGATAAAAATGTACTTAAATGCGTTGAAGATTCTTGGATTCCACCTAGGATTACAAAGGCAACACTTAAATTTTAA